The Deinococcus sp. KNUC1210 nucleotide sequence AGGGCGTGATCTATCCGGCGGCGGTCGAGGAAGCGGTGGCGGCCCTGGTGGGCCATATGGAAACCGTGCCCACCCTGCCGCCACACGCGCACCGCTATCTGGCGCTCAGTCTGCTGGAAGGCGATCCGAGCATTCGCGGGCGGCTGGCAGCCACCGGTCACAGCGCCCTGCTGACCCTGACCGACGCTCAACTTGCCCGGCTCGACACCCAGGGACAGGACGCGCTGATCGAGGTGGCCGAGGCCCGCTACGCCCGCGCCGCCGAGATTGCCCGCGTCGCCGTGCCGCAGGTCGAGGTGCGCCGCACCCTGACGGACCGTCTCGACGCACTGGCGCTGCACCGCTGGCTGGGCATTCCGATCTTCCTGCTCACGGTGCTGCTGGTCTTCCGGGTCACGTTCAGCGTGGCGGCTCCCTTCGTCGATCTGATCGGCGGGCCGCTACAGGACACCGTGAGCGGCTGGGCGAGCGCCGCGTTGTCGTGGGCACCCTTCTTCCTGCGTGAACTGGTGGTCGGAGCGATCATTCCGGGTGTGGGCACGGTGCTCAGCTTTCTGCCCACGCTGCTGGTGCTGTACCTCGCCATGAGCTTTCTGGAAGACAGCGGCTACATGGCCCGCGCCGCCTTTCTGGCCGACCGCATGATGAGAAGCATCGGGCTGGATGGCCGGGCGTTTATTCCGCTGATCCTGGGATTCGGCTGCAACGTGCCCGCCGTGTACGCCACCAGAACCCTGGAGAAGCGCAGCGACCGCATTCTGGTCAGCATGATCCTGCCGTTCATGAGCTGCTCGGCGCGGCTGCCGGTGTACATCATCTTCGCTGCCGCGCTGTTTCCCAGACAGGGAAGCGTGCTGGTGTGGGCGCTGTACGTGCTGGGCATGGTGGTGGCGTTTGCCTTCGCCTGGGTGCTGCGCCGCACGACCCTGAAGAGCGAGGGCGGCGGCGTCCTGCTCGAACTGCCGCCGTACCGCCTGCCTGCTGGCCGGGTGCTGTGGAAGCACGCCTGGAGGCGCACCGCCAGCTTCGCCCGCCGTGCCCGCACCACGGTCCTGAGCACCGTCGTGGTGGTCTGGGCGCTGCTCGCCATTCCTGCTGTGGCGGGCGGAAAATTCGCCACCGTCAAACCCGCCGATAGCCTGTTCGGAACGGTCAGCACCTTTATCAGCCCGCTGTTCGCGCCGCTGGGCTTCGGCAACTGGCAGGCGACGGGGGCGCTCGTTCCGGGCTTTATCGCCAAAGAAGTCGTGGTTGCCACGCTGGGCCAGATCTATCTGGGTGAGCAGGCCGCCGCGCCCAAACCGCTGGGCCTGCTGGACGGCCTGAAGACGGCTGCCCTGGGCACCTGGAACGCGGTGAAAGCCAGCGTTCAGGCCATTCCGACGGTGCTGGCGCTCCCGAGCCTGGGGGCCGACGCGACCGGCGAGGCAAAATCACCGCTGGCAAAGGCGCTGGCGGCGGCTTTCACTCCGGCGGCTGGGCTGGCGTATCTGGTGTTCGTGCTGCTGTACACGCCCTGCATCGCCACGGTGGGCGCGATTCAGGCCGAACACGGGCGGCGCATTGCCTGGCTCACGGTGGCGTATCAGATGGCGACTGCGTGGGGCATGGGCCTGATCGTGTATCAGGTGGGCCGACTCTTCTTATGAGCCGCCTGGGTACCATCCTCAGCGCCCTGCACGGGCAGCCGCGCACCCTGAGCGAGCTGAGCGGTGATCTGGGCAGTAGCCCTGCTGCCGTGGAAGGCATGCTCCAGACGCTCTTTGCCAGCGGCTACGTGCAGGACGCCTCGCCCACCGCCGACGGCTGCGCCTGCAACGGCTGCAGCCTGAAGAGCCTGTGCCGCAACGCCGCCGGAGACGTGCCCGCGCTGAACCTGCTGCGGCTGACCGAGAAGGGCGAGAAGCTGTTGCAGAAAACCCCGTAACGCTCGCTCTGCAAGCACCGTCTGCGCTTTCCGGGTGCCGACCACGGGCCACCCGCTACCGAAATCGCCGCGTCGCCCTGCGGAATTTCTTTCCGCTCAGCCGCATACCGTGATCGGGCCGCACGCCGTCTGCGATCAGGTGCAGCCACTGGCTCAGGTAGTAGCCCGCCAGCGCCGGATACACGAATTTGGCTCCCAGGACGCTCAGGCTCAGCGGCGGCAGATGCGGCAGAGGCACCTTCAGCGCCGGGACGAGTTGACCCGCGCCGTACAGCAGGCCCCAGGCCAGCGCCGCGATCAGGGCGACGTAGACCAGTCGGGTCAGCGGTCCCAGCAGCCAGGTGTGGCTCAGGCCCCGGTGACTGAACACCAGTCCATAGGGCACCCACAGAAACCCCAGCGGTCCCCAGTGGCGTTTGGAATCCACGTTGCCCGTCGCCAGATCGAGGTCGGGCGACAGCAGAAACGTGCCGCTGGCAAAGGCAGCGCTGAAGCTGGCGGCCTGCAGGGGCGTGATGACGACGCGCTGCGTGCCGCTGAGATACAGCGCGGCGACCGACAGCCCAGCGAAGACGGCGATATTGATGAGGTTATGGACGCGACCGCTTGGCACGCGGGTAGTATGGCGCGTTCAGCCGCACTGACACGCATGGCGGCGTGGCATAGACGAAGTTGCTCATGTGCATGAGTGCTGAATAGGTCATTCTGAAGCACAGATGAAGATGTTTTCCTTTCGGGGTCCGGTGGCGGCGGCTTTCCTCAGTGCGGTTCTGGTTGCCTGTCCACAGCCGTCGTCGCCCGGTGACACGCTGGAAGGCCAGGCGATCACGCTCGGCTACGATCTGGACCTTCAGTTGCAGCAGAACTTCACCGGAAGCTGGGCGGTCAGCAGCCTGCCCGACTGGCTGAGCGCCGTGCCCAGCACCGGCACCGGCCCGCTGAGCCTCGCGCTGCACGCCAAACGCAGCGCCTCGGTTCCGACGGCTGCGGCTCAGGCGGCCCTGACCGGCACGGTGGTGGTGCAGTGGCGCAGCAGCGACGGCAAGCAGACAGGTGAGGCGGTGTTTCCCGTTCAGGCCGATCTGTACCGCCTTCAGGGGCAGGTGGGCGTCAGCGGAACGGCTCTGGTCGCCAGCGATCTGAGTACCTCGGCGGCGGCCCTGCGCGGTCTGTCGGTGGTGCCCGCCACGCCTTCCCGCGTCATCGTGACGTACCGTTCGGCGGCAGCCCGCACCTCTGCCCTGGGGCAGGAACGCGGTGTTCGCAGCGCGGCGGGTCAGACTCTGACGCTGGAGACCACCGATGTCGCCGCGACCCTGGCACGTCTGAGACAGCAGCCGGGGGTGCAGTCGGCGGTTCCGGACGCGGTGATGAGCGCTCTGGATCTGTCGCAGGGCGCTGCGTCGGCCGTGCCTACAGCCACCAGCACGCAGGCACTGGCCGCGCCCCTGAACCCCACCGACGAGTACGCGGCGTCCCAGTGGGCTTACCGGCTGCTCGGGTATCCGGCGGTCTGGCGCGACATGCAGCAGACACCGTACACCCACGCCGTCACGGTGGCCGTGCTCGACACCGGCGTCCGCTACGATCACCCCGACCTCAAGGGCAAGTTGTACGGCCCCGGCGACGGCGCACTCGACGTGCTGGGCGAGACCACCAACGGCGACGGAGACGGCGTGGACAACGATCCCACCGATCCTGCCACGCCGGGGCGCAGCGACATCAGCCACGGCACGCACGTCTCGGGCATCATCGCGGCCAACTGGGGCAGTTTCGCGCCGCCCTGTCCTACGTGTTCGGGTAGTGGCGTGGTGGGCGCGTCGTACACCGCGCCGATCAAGGTGCTTCCGGTCCGGGTGCTCGACGCGCCGGGCGGCAACGGCAGCGAATCCGATATCGCCCTTGCCGTGCGCTACGCGGCAGGCGAGCCGAATGTGGTCGTGGGCGGAAAGAGCTACACCAATCCGCACCCCGCGCAGATCATCAATCTGTCGCTGGGGGGCCACTGACCGACGCGACGCAGATCGCGGTGATGTGTGACGCTGTGGCCGAGGCCACCCGGCGGGGTGCGCTGGTGGTGGCGGCGGCTGGCAACAACGGCGGCACCAGACCGGTCTATCCGGCGGCCTGTCCGGACGCGGTTTCTGTGGCGTCGGTGTCGCTGTCTGAGAGCGCCGTGCCGATGCACGCCTATTACAGCGATCAGTATGCTCAGGTCGCGCTGAGTGCGCCGGGCGGCAATCCCTATACCACCTACAACGGCGGCAAGTTCAACGGCCAGCCGATGCCCGACGAGATTCTCTCGACCGGCTGGAACTACACCGATAATCTGCCGAGCTACGCCCTGGAAGCCGGAACGAGTCAGGCGGCCCCACAGGTGGCAGCGCTGGCGGCCCTGCTGCTGAGCAAGGGTGTGGCAGCGACGCCGGCAGCCGCTCTGGCCCGCATGACCCAGACCGCCAGCGACCTGGGTGCAGCGGGCCGAGACGCGCTGTTCGGCGCAGGGCTGATCAATCCGGCGGCAGCGCTGGGGGCGGCGGCGGTCGGCAGCGGTGTGGGCCTGAGCGTGCAGGACGCGCTGGGCCGCAGCTATGCCCCGGCTCTCGACGCGCTGGGCCGCTTCGACGCCTACCTGCCCGACGGTACCTTCCGGGTGGTGGCAGGCCTGGACAGCAACGGCAACGGCTTTGCTGGCGAAACAGGCGAGCCGCGCAGTGAACGCAGCGTCAGTTTCGGTCCCGCCCTCACCTCGCTGAACGTGGGCACACTGGCCCCCACGACCACTCCCTGAGACGGGTACACGATCCTGAATCCTGACTGACTCAATGATGAAGAGTCTTTAGCGAAGTCATGGGTTGCTTCAGCTGCCACGCCGAAAGCTGAAGCATGCGACGCCCGTTTCCTGCCGCCCTGTGGAGTGTGGCCCTTCTGACCGCTGGCCTGTTGGCGGGCTGTGGACCTGACGCCACCACCCCGCCGACTGGCCCCGATCCGACCAACCCGGTCAATACCTACAGCGTCAGTGGCACAGTGGTACTGCCGGGCCTGCCTGCCAGCGCCGCTTCCCTCGGCATCTCCAACACCGCTGCGTCGTCGGCAGCCGCGAACTGGAACGCCCCGCACGTACCGGGCGAAGTGCTCGTTCTGGACAGCGACACGGGAACGATCACGACCCGGCTGTCCAGCGCCGGGCTGCGAGACGTGCGTGTGGACGCCGTGAGCAGCCGTCTGCAACGGGTCATCACGCCCAGTGGGGAAGACGACGCGGCCTTTGCAGCCCGGCTTGCACAGGCGGGCCTGCGGGTGCAGCCCAACTATCTGTACTCGGCCCTGAGTGTGCCCAACGACCCCGGCTACCCCAGCAGCGCCAACGCGGGCATTCCAATCGGCAACAACGCCTACGATCAGGATTATCTGACGCGCATCAATGCCCAGGCAGGCTGGGACGAACTGGCGGCAGCGGGCCTGCAACCGCTGGGGGCCGTGACCGCTGTGCTCGACACCGGAATCGATGCCGGACATCCCGACCTTCAGGGCCGCCTGCTGCCCGGCTACGATTTTGGCGACAACGACAGCAACCCTGCCGAAACCACCTCCGGCGACGTGGGGCACGGCACCGAGTCGGCGGGCATCATCGGAGCGAGCACCAACAACGGTATCGGGCTGTCGGGCCTGACCTGGAGTGGGCAGAACATTCTGCCGGTCAAGGTCTTCAGCAACTCGGGAGCCACGACTGCTGCCCTCGCGAAAGGGATCGACTACGCGGTGGCGCAGGGTGCGAAGGTCGTGAATATGAGCCTGGGAATCACGCTGGCACAGCTGGGGGCACCCCCGATCCTGCGGTCACTGCCAGCCTCCAGGCCGCAGCCAACAAAAATGTGGTGCTGGTGGCAGCGGCGGGCAACACCGCCGACGAAGGCCTGTACTTTCCCGCTTCCGATCCGAACGTGCTGGCGGTGGGTGCACTCGCAAAAACCGACGATCTGGCCTGCTACAGCGCCCGCCCCAAGTCCGGGCAGAAGGCGCTCGATCTGGTGGCCCCCGGCGGCAATGCGGGTACGGGCACGGCCAACTGCTTCAGCGCGTCCGATTACGACATCCTGGGGCTGGATGCCAGGAGCGTGCCGAACAGTAACCGCAGTCAGAACGGGTACGGGCTGCGGGCCGGAACGAGTGAAGCGGCTCCGCAGGTGGCGGGCGCGGCATCACTGCTGCGGGCCTTTCGCAGCGACCTGAGCGCCGCCCAGATCAAGGGCACCCTGACCGGCAGCGCCAAAACAGTGGCAGGCGGCAAGCTGCTCGACATGGGGGCGGCGGTTCGGCTGGCGGCGGCCCTGCCCGGCACCAGCGCCCGCGCCTACAGCCTCAGCGTCCAGGCGCTCCAGAACACCACGGTGGTCAAGACCTTCAGCGCCAACGGCACGCTGGCGGCAGGCTCCAGCAGCGCTCCTTACAACGTTGCCGGGCTGTCGGCAGGCACGTACACCCTGTCGGCCACCCTCAAGGTGTCGGGCCAGACGTATACCGGCTCCAGCACGGTGACCGTCAGCGGCAACGTGACCGGAAAGACCGTCACCGCTCAGTAGAGCGCTCAGTGGGTGAGGCGCAGACGTCCGGCGCCGGCGGTTTGGCGCTGCAGGGCCCAGAGGGTCATCTTTCCCGCAGCGGGCAGGCCCGCAGTCCTGCTACACTCGCCCGCGATGTGCCTGCCCCGACTTCTGCTTTCCGTCTCTCCGCCTGGGCCTGTGCGGCCCGCAGATGGTGCCCGGTGCTGACGGCTGCCACAGAATCGGCACTCTGTCTGCTGCCGGGTACAGGTTGGGCGCGGCTGTGAGGCTGGCCCTGGTCCTCTCGGTGCTGCTGGCAGGCCTGCTGGCGCTGATCTCTCCGGCGCTCCCCGCCCTGACACGCTACGGAGCATGGCCGCGTCCTCCGGCCCATCCACTCAATCTGCTGCTGGCGGGCGTCACGCCCAACTATCCGCCGAGCGCGGTGTGGCCCTACCCCGCCTCTCCGGAAGATTACAGCGGCCTGACCGATACCATCGTGCTGGCGCAGCTCCGCGCCGATGGCAGCGTCGGCCTGCTCTCCATCCCCCGCGACACCTGGACGCTGCTGCCCGGCTGGG carries:
- the feoB gene encoding ferrous iron transport protein B, which translates into the protein MTLAPLPVEGMVHDLAACLATVARLRAAREPRAVIVGNPNVGKTTLVNGLAGTNLKVGNWSGVTVEKREAKLVHAGRSVQLLDLPGAYSLSPHTPEELITRTALLDEAPEVAINVLDAGNLERNLYLTLQLMDFRMPIVVALNLVDEAREKGMRVDAAALERALGVPVVETVASKGSGLKGLLSTALERAEVGQGVIYPAAVEEAVAALVGHMETVPTLPPHAHRYLALSLLEGDPSIRGRLAATGHSALLTLTDAQLARLDTQGQDALIEVAEARYARAAEIARVAVPQVEVRRTLTDRLDALALHRWLGIPIFLLTVLLVFRVTFSVAAPFVDLIGGPLQDTVSGWASAALSWAPFFLRELVVGAIIPGVGTVLSFLPTLLVLYLAMSFLEDSGYMARAAFLADRMMRSIGLDGRAFIPLILGFGCNVPAVYATRTLEKRSDRILVSMILPFMSCSARLPVYIIFAAALFPRQGSVLVWALYVLGMVVAFAFAWVLRRTTLKSEGGGVLLELPPYRLPAGRVLWKHAWRRTASFARRARTTVLSTVVVVWALLAIPAVAGGKFATVKPADSLFGTVSTFISPLFAPLGFGNWQATGALVPGFIAKEVVVATLGQIYLGEQAAAPKPLGLLDGLKTAALGTWNAVKASVQAIPTVLALPSLGADATGEAKSPLAKALAAAFTPAAGLAYLVFVLLYTPCIATVGAIQAEHGRRIAWLTVAYQMATAWGMGLIVYQVGRLFL
- a CDS encoding FeoC-like transcriptional regulator; the protein is MSRLGTILSALHGQPRTLSELSGDLGSSPAAVEGMLQTLFASGYVQDASPTADGCACNGCSLKSLCRNAAGDVPALNLLRLTEKGEKLLQKTP
- a CDS encoding metal-binding protein, with protein sequence MPSGRVHNLINIAVFAGLSVAALYLSGTQRVVITPLQAASFSAAFASGTFLLSPDLDLATGNVDSKRHWGPLGFLWVPYGLVFSHRGLSHTWLLGPLTRLVYVALIAALAWGLLYGAGQLVPALKVPLPHLPPLSLSVLGAKFVYPALAGYYLSQWLHLIADGVRPDHGMRLSGKKFRRATRRFR
- a CDS encoding S8 family serine peptidase — encoded protein: MKMFSFRGPVAAAFLSAVLVACPQPSSPGDTLEGQAITLGYDLDLQLQQNFTGSWAVSSLPDWLSAVPSTGTGPLSLALHAKRSASVPTAAAQAALTGTVVVQWRSSDGKQTGEAVFPVQADLYRLQGQVGVSGTALVASDLSTSAAALRGLSVVPATPSRVIVTYRSAAARTSALGQERGVRSAAGQTLTLETTDVAATLARLRQQPGVQSAVPDAVMSALDLSQGAASAVPTATSTQALAAPLNPTDEYAASQWAYRLLGYPAVWRDMQQTPYTHAVTVAVLDTGVRYDHPDLKGKLYGPGDGALDVLGETTNGDGDGVDNDPTDPATPGRSDISHGTHVSGIIAANWGSFAPPCPTCSGSGVVGASYTAPIKVLPVRVLDAPGGNGSESDIALAVRYAAGEPNVVVGGKSYTNPHPAQIINLSLGGH
- a CDS encoding S8 family serine peptidase is translated as MCDAVAEATRRGALVVAAAGNNGGTRPVYPAACPDAVSVASVSLSESAVPMHAYYSDQYAQVALSAPGGNPYTTYNGGKFNGQPMPDEILSTGWNYTDNLPSYALEAGTSQAAPQVAALAALLLSKGVAATPAAALARMTQTASDLGAAGRDALFGAGLINPAAALGAAAVGSGVGLSVQDALGRSYAPALDALGRFDAYLPDGTFRVVAGLDSNGNGFAGETGEPRSERSVSFGPALTSLNVGTLAPTTTP
- a CDS encoding S8 family serine peptidase, yielding MAAAGNTADEGLYFPASDPNVLAVGALAKTDDLACYSARPKSGQKALDLVAPGGNAGTGTANCFSASDYDILGLDARSVPNSNRSQNGYGLRAGTSEAAPQVAGAASLLRAFRSDLSAAQIKGTLTGSAKTVAGGKLLDMGAAVRLAAALPGTSARAYSLSVQALQNTTVVKTFSANGTLAAGSSSAPYNVAGLSAGTYTLSATLKVSGQTYTGSSTVTVSGNVTGKTVTAQ